The DNA window CACAGTTTCCGCCGGCGAGGGGATGGAAAAGGAAATACCGTTGGCCCTCATTGTCCGGGTGACCCGCCCCAACAGCATGGGGGTGTTCGGCAAGACGGGGGTGTACCTTTCCAAGATATGGGAGTTCGTGGCGGACGACCCGAGGGAGTCCAACACCGAGGGGGGCGTTTTCCCGGCGATTTTCGGCACAGTACTGATGGTGATGATAATGAGCGTGGCCGTGGCCCCTTTCGGCGTGCTGGCGGCTTTCTACCTGCGGGAGTACGCCCGGCAGGGGACTTTTGTCAGCGCTGTGCGCATAGCGGTGAACAACCTGGCGGGCGTCCCGTCCATAGTTTTCGGCGTATTCGGCGTGGGGTTCTTCATTTACTTCATCGGCGGGACGGTGGACCGGGTGTTCTTCTCCGAATCGCTCCCCACCCCCACATTCGGGACGGGGGGGATATTATGGGCGTCGCTGACCCTGGCGCTGCTCACGGTGCCGGTGGTGATCGTGGCCACGGAAGAAGGGCTTGCCGCCATTCCCAAGGGACTTAGGGAAGCGTCGCTTGCGCTTGGGGCGACAAAATTTGAAACGACATGGCGCGTGGTGCTTCCGGCGGCGCTGCCGTCCATTCTCACGGGGCTTATTTTGGCGATGGCCCGCGCGGCCGGCGAGGTGGCCCCTCTGATGATAACCGGCGTTGTGAAGCTGGCCCCGTCGCTGCCGATAGACGGTTTCTGGCCGTTTATGCATATGGAACGCAAATTCATGCACTTGGGCTTCCATATATATGACGTGGGCTTCCAGTCCCCCAACGTGGACGCGGCCAGGCCCATGGTCTACACCACCACACTGCTTTTGCTTCTTATCGTCCTGGCGCTCAACATCGGGGCGATAATGACGCGCAACAGACTGAAGAAAAAATTCGCCACATCGGCCGTTTGAGAGGTAAATTGAAATATGGACAGGTTAGAAAAACCGCGCCAAGGCGCGCATTGTGGGATGAATGATGGTGGAATTTAGCTCCCGTCCGCTTTCCGGGACCTTTGGCGGCATGGCCGGGATGGAGGAGGATTTGTCCGGCCCGTCGGTGATGGAGCTGAAAAAACTGACGCTCTATTACGGAAAAAAATCTGCCATCCGGAACATAGACATCACGTTCCTTAAAAACAGGATCACCGCGCTCATCGGCCCGTCCGGCTGCGGCAAATCCACGCTGCTTCGCTGCCTGAACAGGATGAACGAACTTGTGGACGGGGTACGTATCGAGGGGGAGATACTCCTGGGGGGGAAGAACATTTACGACGCGGACATAATGGCGCCAGAGCTTCGCAAACGGATCGGAATGGTGTTCCAGAAGCCCAATCCCTTCCCCAAGACCATATATGAGAACATAGCTTATGGGCCGCGCATCCATGGCTCCAACTCCAGACAGGAGCTGGACGCCATCGTGGAGCGGTGCCTGAAGGGCGCGGCGCTGTGGGAAGAGGTGAAAGACAGGCTCAACGAAAGCGCGCTGGGGCTTTCCGGCGGGCAGCAGCAGCGGCTTTGCATTGCCAGGGCGCTGGCGGTGGAGCCGGAGATATTGCTGATGGACGAGCCATGTTCCGCCCTCGACCCCATATCGACGGCCAAGATAGAGGACCTGATGGCCGACCTGCGGGAAAACTACACGATAATAATAGTCACCCACAACATGCAGCAGGCGGCCCGCGTGTCGGACTTCACCGGCTTTATGCTGCTCGGCGATATGGTGGAGTTTGGCATAACGCGCGAAATGTTCACAAAGCCGAAGGACAAGCGGACGGAAGATTACATTACAGGCAGGTTCGGTTAAAGGAAACGGAGAGACTAAGATGCCAAAGCATATGTTAAAAGAAATCGAGCGGGTCAAAAGCATGGTCCGCGCGCTGTCCACCCAGGTGGAGGAAAGCGTCCACCGCGCCGTCAATTCTATAGAAAGGCGGGACGCCGCCCTGGCCAACAGGGTGATAGAAAGCGACATAGAGATAGACCACATGGAGGTGGACGTTGAGGAGGAGTGCCTGAAGATACTGGCGCTCCACCAGCCCGTGGCCCAGGATCTGCGCTTCCTGGTGGCGGCGCTCAAGATCAACAGCGATCTGGAGCGCATAGCGGATTTAGCGGTGAATATCGCCGAGCGGGCCATATTCCTTTCCACGCAGGAAAAGCTGGACATCCCGTTCGACTTCTCCGGCATGGCCGACAAGGCCAAGGAAATGCTGGAA is part of the Nitrospinota bacterium genome and encodes:
- the pstA gene encoding phosphate ABC transporter permease PstA, with protein sequence MRDYFKSGDPFIWLTGGAVAFALLMVAGLVFLIMVNGLGFFWPEDVARLSLADGRTVTGQIAEREEFGPVGATKWRVKVKQANRDLHGQDFIWIDEADIRASAKPADAVVLERREWGDFIGEIKEVKEGGALAGSGPAAGYDALVKLLPAARETFDYVRRMEQKDIGELNYAQERIRLKLKKMETAGKPDVPESAKLREESQRLNDSYSALMARIDAIKSKQTASVTVSAGEGMEKEIPLALIVRVTRPNSMGVFGKTGVYLSKIWEFVADDPRESNTEGGVFPAIFGTVLMVMIMSVAVAPFGVLAAFYLREYARQGTFVSAVRIAVNNLAGVPSIVFGVFGVGFFIYFIGGTVDRVFFSESLPTPTFGTGGILWASLTLALLTVPVVIVATEEGLAAIPKGLREASLALGATKFETTWRVVLPAALPSILTGLILAMARAAGEVAPLMITGVVKLAPSLPIDGFWPFMHMERKFMHLGFHIYDVGFQSPNVDAARPMVYTTTLLLLLIVLALNIGAIMTRNRLKKKFATSAV
- the phoU gene encoding phosphate signaling complex protein PhoU, with the protein product MPKHMLKEIERVKSMVRALSTQVEESVHRAVNSIERRDAALANRVIESDIEIDHMEVDVEEECLKILALHQPVAQDLRFLVAALKINSDLERIADLAVNIAERAIFLSTQEKLDIPFDFSGMADKAKEMLEKSLEAFFELDSGLAREVCAADDEVDAINREVYDKVKDGVIKHPASVNSLLHFLSVSRHLERIADHATNIAEDVIYMKDGDIVRHKAEEYKEDGSGKK
- a CDS encoding phosphate ABC transporter ATP-binding protein; its protein translation is MEEDLSGPSVMELKKLTLYYGKKSAIRNIDITFLKNRITALIGPSGCGKSTLLRCLNRMNELVDGVRIEGEILLGGKNIYDADIMAPELRKRIGMVFQKPNPFPKTIYENIAYGPRIHGSNSRQELDAIVERCLKGAALWEEVKDRLNESALGLSGGQQQRLCIARALAVEPEILLMDEPCSALDPISTAKIEDLMADLRENYTIIIVTHNMQQAARVSDFTGFMLLGDMVEFGITREMFTKPKDKRTEDYITGRFG